The Triticum aestivum cultivar Chinese Spring chromosome 3A, IWGSC CS RefSeq v2.1, whole genome shotgun sequence genome includes a region encoding these proteins:
- the LOC123057595 gene encoding probable ubiquitin-conjugating enzyme E2 23, translating to MDVVPAAPSPNIYRLDLVSFGRMVLDRGLVLPEAKVGNVYLPVDKFKLLRIDDCIVRKSVSDIKVMDRSHLYPGQVVASASDMEGQLGVVTGVNTLLNLAKLDNNGMATKIIKGVSPSSLRRVRSLNLGDFVVSGPWLGRVVEVYIDIDVLFQDGAVCRVTDAEAVSKNLERVPDSYTMVRMHRHQMNSRFHQGQHVTGSDSCSVFKAARWLNGYWHPQREIGTIMKVETSGVLVYWVASMHCGTDMELVEASAPPAYQNPDDLTFFCASYNCCWGLADRCFFLETSSTEGDATSAPDQHNNDDDNKEEEEEEEEEQYSACSQDNQDECEASTSQVVPPTKQNDVRFYWKQLRKVRFEGHRWGKHLQAMRHVEVEFPMVVANTCTTVDVLWQDGTRHHGRPSATLVPFGIVNEQEFFPGQHVVANALPINASVDATGDPNDMTTTGVNNDNVAPGTRPMERVGIVKSLQYEDQTVCVSWFKTTRHPDEVKEVECDDTVSAYDLKIDSSHSVYYGDIVIRLLPSGSTNNGESTPLLQGKKKENGVDADLSWVGRVVELPNGHVQVKWGDGSMSTVLPHEITVVKDKHYMELWLEMGDWVEDDGTDDAPEETAAANTEINLQNLNNDVDDVNLAMSRTSLLGFSFQSFLQLTSDVVARGKGYLMNWWPWSSSLPSSELPAHTNDDSIGGAAMETSDAAVDVTSHGFAKGMKDADATCFCDEPFCFPCFDVLQISPLDHHYLDTTDKEMQGASRGKSWAKTVQKEWKILENGLPETIYVRVFEDRMDLLRVVMVGASGTPYHHGLFFFDLQLPPSYPDAPPQVYYHSFGLRLNPNLYECGTVCLSLLNTFGGEDTEVWSPTTSSLLQVVVSIQGLVLNDQPYYNEAGYETLVGRPEGHRNALPYNENAYLLTLRTMQHLLCRPPRGFEEFVKEHFRRRGRFVLRTCNAWLQENVVDDAHATEATRKHPCSTGLRLALTNVAPSLVAAFAKLGVEGCEEFQ from the exons ATGGACGTCGTCCCTGCGGCTCCATCTCCAAATATTTACCGTCTCGACCTCGTGAGTTTCGGGCGCATGGTCCTCGACCGTGGCCTCGTTCTCCCGGAGGCCAAGGTGGGCAACGTCTATCTCCCCGTCGACAAGTTCAAGCTCCTGCGCATCGATGACTGTATTGTGCGTAAGAGCGTCAGCGACATCAAGGTGATGGACAGGAGCCACCTGTACCCCGGACAggtggtcgcgtccgcgtccgacaTGGAAGGCCAGCTCGGCGTCGTCACCGGCGTCAACACCCTGCTCAACCTGGCCAAGCTCGACAACAACGGCATGGCGACCAAGATCATCAAGGGAGTGTCCCCGTCTAGCCTGCGGCGAGTCAGGAGCCTCAACCTCGGGGACTTTGTCGTGTCCGGTCCGTGGCTCGGCCGGGTCGTGGAGGTGTATATCGACATTGATGTGTTGTTTCAGGATGGAGCAGTCTGCAGGGTCACCGACGCGGAGGCCGTGTCCAAGAACCTAGAAAGAGTGCCTGACAGCTACACCATGGTGAGGATGCATCGCCACCAAATGAACAGTCGATTCCACCAGGGGCAACACGTCACCGGGTCGGATAGTTGTTCAGTCTTCAAGGCGGCGCGGTGGCTTAATGGCTATTGGCATCCTCAACGAGAAATAGGAACCATCATGAAGGTGGAGACGTCTGGCGTCCTCGTCTACTGGGTTGCATCGATGCATTGTGGCACCGACATGGAGCTAGTGGAGGCATCCGCTCCTCCGGCCTACCAGAACCCAGACGATCTAACATTCTTCTGCGCCTCGTACAATTGCTGCTGGGGGCTTGCTGACCGCtgtttttttcttgaaactagttcgACCGAAGGGGATGCAACTTCTGCTCCTGATCAACACAATAATGATGATGATaataaggaggaggaggaggaggaggaggaggagcaataCAGTGCATGTTCACAAGACAATCAAGACGAGTGTGAAGCATCAACCTCCCAGGTGGTACCACCCACAAAGCAGAATGATGTGAGGTTTTATTGGAAGCAGCTAAGGAAGGTCCGCTTTGAGGGACACAGATGGGGCAAGCACCTGCAAGCCATGAGACATGTGGAGGTGGAGTTTCCCATGGTCGTCGCCAACACTTGCACCACCGTTGACGTGTTGTGGCAGGATGGCACACGGCATCATGGCAGACCTTCAGCAACCCTCGTCCCCTTTGGGATCGTGAATGAGCAAGAGTTCTTCCCGGGACAGCATGTTGTCGCGAACGCTCTTCCTATTAATGCTTCCGTTGACGCTACTGGTGATCCTAATGACATGACAACTACTGGTGTCAATAATGACAATGTTGCTCCTGGAACTAGACCAATGGAGCGCGTGGGCATCGTCAAGAGCTTGCAGTATGAGGATCAGACAGTTTGTGTGTCATGGTTCAAGACGACAAGGCACCCTGACGAGGTTAAGGAGGTGGAGTGCGATGACACCGTCAGTGCTTACGACCTAAAGATAGACTCTAGCCACTCTGTTTACTATGGAGATATAGTCATTCGTCTCCTACCATCAGGATCAACCAACAACGGTGAAAGCACACCGTTGTTACAGGGAAAGAAGAAGGAAAATGGTGTTGATGCTGATCTTTCGTGGGTGGGGCGTGTAGTTGAACTTCCTAATGGGCACGTCCAAGTCAAGTGGGGTGATGGTAGCATGTCAACG GTATTGCcccatgagatcaccgtcgtcaagGACAAGCACTACATGGAGCTATGGCTTGAAATGGGCGACTGGGTAGAGGATGATGGCACCGATGATGCACCTGAAGAAACGGCTGCTGCCAACACG GAAATCAATCTTCAGAATCTAAATAACGATGTCGATGATGTCAACCTGGCAATGTCGAGGACAAGCCTTTTAGGTTTCTCATTCCAGTCTTTCCTCCAATTGACCAGCGACGTGGTGGCTCGAGGTAAAGGATACTTGATGAACTGGTGGCCCTGGTCGTCGTCCTTACCAAGCTCAGAGTTACCCGCCCACACGAATGATGATAGTATCGGTGGTGCCGCAATGGAGACCAGCGATGCTGCCGTAGATGTGACCAGCCATGGTTTTGCCAAGGGAATGAAGGATGCAGATGCTACCTGTTTCTGCGACGAACCGTTCTGCTTTCCATGTTTTGATGTACTGCAGATTAGCCCTTTGGATCACCACTACCTTGACACTACGGACAAG GAAATGCAGGGCGCTAGTCGTGGGAAGAGTTGGGCCAAAACAGTGCAAAAAGAATGGAAAATTCTGGAGAACGGCTTACCAG AAACCATTTACGTCCGAGTGTTCGAGGACCGCATGGATCTACTTCGGGTGGTGATGGTGGGCGCGAGTGGGACACCATACCATCACGGCCTCTTCTTCTTCGATTTGCAGCTACCTCCATCGTACCCGGATGCCCCACCGCAAGTGTACTACCACTCCTTTGGCCTACGCCTCAATCCCAACCTCTATGAGTGTGGTACAGTGTGCCTTAGCCTGCTAAACACATTCGGTGGCGAGGACACTGAGGTATGGTCGCCGACAACTTCAAGCCTGCTCCAAGTCGTTGTCTCCATCCAGGGCCTCGTCCTTAATGACCAACCATACTACAATGAGGCCGgctatgagacattggttggcagaCCAGAGGGCCACCGCAATGCGCTACCCTACAATGAGAATGCTTACCTACTAACCCTTCGGACTATGCAACACCTTCTTTGTCGGCCACCTCGGGGATTTGAGGAATTCGTCAAGGAACACTTCCGCCGTCGGGGAAGGTTTGTGCTCAGGACATGCAACGCGTGGCTGCAGGAAAATGTTGTCGACGATGCCCATGCCACTGAAGCGACTAGGAAGCACCCGTGCTCCACTGGGTTAAGGCTTGCACTCACCAACGTGGCACCGAGCCTCGTGGCAGCCTTCGCAAAGCTCGGCGTCGAGGGGTGTGAAGAGTTCCAGTAG